Genomic segment of Mastomys coucha isolate ucsf_1 unplaced genomic scaffold, UCSF_Mcou_1 pScaffold23, whole genome shotgun sequence:
GATGGCAaacacctatagtcccagcacctgagagacaGAACCGGAAGGTTCACCAAGATTGCGGCTGGTCTGGAGAACATGGAGGTTCCAGGTCACCTATATGCTGAGCAAAGGATCTACTACATTTATATCTTCTGTCTACGCCTCCTTGACCCCCCAAGATGAAGATTATTGTAGCACACAGATAAACTGTATTCCCTTTACCTTTCACCTATAGAGACACTGTCTGCATTTGGACGTGGAGAATGACACTCCATGAACATGATGTATCACTATCTCTTCAAGTGCCCACTTTCTACTCTTGGGCACAGATCCCCAGAAGTGCCCTTGCTGGAGTCTGTgcttactgtctctgtctctctcctttttgtttttgggagacagggtttctctgtgtagccctggctgtcctgaaacttactctagCTAgctgaccaggctagcctcaaactccagtgagatccacctgtctctgccttcagagtgctggggtggacatgtgccaccacgcctggctgtgTCTAGTATGTACCCATTTTCCCCAGGTGTTTCCTTCCACCCCAACATCGATTTCTCAAAGGATACTGCCCTTGATTGTCCCTGGCTCGCATTCATAGTCCCATTCTATTTTACTAATTTGGTGATACAGCTGAGCCACATACCTAGACAGAACACGGGGAAAGGAGACAGTTACCACAGCATCAATGTCAACCATGCCACAGGACAGGGCTCTAGGTCCAGCCTGCAGAACCTACACTGCAGAGGGAATGGTGATGGTGTTGTCCTCATCCACGTCTCTCTCCTGTCGCTGGAgatcttcctccatctccctgaGCTCCTGCAGCTCTGTGGTGAGCTGAGTGCACTCAGTTAAGGCCAAGGCTCAGAGATTAAGGACAGCGTCTATCTCAGTACACACTCCCAGGCCGGAGCACCAAGTGCTCAcgcattttcttcctatttttgtcCTTCAGTGTTAAGACACAAAAGCCAAGACCTGACACACACTAGGCAGGCTCTACCAGAGCACATCCCAGCCCCTCagtgggggattctaggcaggggctctagcACTGAGCTGCAGCACATAGTTAAGGATATCACAGCCTGGCCTGCAGGCAGGCGTCCTCCTTGCTGGCCTTCTGGAGCTCAACTTCCAGCTTCTGGAGCTTGGCGCCTCCAAGGCACGTACATTCCTTCAGTTCAAGAAGGCTCTGAGCCACTTCTTCCTCCACAGCCAGAGTCTCTGCAATGGGACACATGGGACACAAACAGGTACacttctccttctgtcttctgcCCAGAACTCTGAAGAGGTGCCTCGTGCTACTGCCCAGTCAGAGCTCTGCTCCCCATCTGGGCACCTCCCAACATCTGGGCCTCATCTCTGCTCTGCCAGAAAACAGGCAACACTAAGAATGTCAGTGTGTATCTGTAATCtgttactcaggaggcagaggcaggaggatgtagAATTCTACTCCAGCTTAGgttaaactcagagattctatGCCAAAAGCactatacaaaaatcaataacaGCCAGATGAGATGCTAACAAGCCTGACAGACTGAAttccacttcttcttcttttttttttttttttggtgttttcgagacagggtttctctgtgtagccctggctgtactggaaatcactctgtagaccaggctggcctcgaactcagaaatccgcctgcctctgcctcccaagtgctgggattaaaggcgtgcgccaccaccgcctggcgagtTCCACTTCTGGGACCCACTTGGTAGAGGGACAGAAGTGATACCCCTACGTTGTCCACCACACCCATcctgtgtggtgctgggggtaGAAGCCAAGACTTTCTCTGTGCTAAGCAGGCATTTTTCCCACTGAAGCAGCACTTGGTATCTCTTGTTTGGGAAGTAGTctcctgtagctcaggttggcctcttATCTCCAAATGCTGGGAGGGTCAGTGTGCAGCTCCCTTATCAGCTTCTGTTATATAATCTTTGTGATTTTGAGGGAGGGGATGTTGAATGATATAAGGGTCTCACTACGCAGTCCAGGTTGGCCACAAACTCCTGCACTCAAAGAATCCTTTTGTCTTATCCTCTGAAGTTAATTCTACAGAAACAGGTCAGGACGTACAGCCATTgaattacttaattattttacgGTACTGGGTTTGAATTTAGCGCCTCCCTCACAAGCACTGTATTACCCACACAGAACCCTCCTCAGAAAAAGTGTGGGGCAGAACCTGGGTGAGGgtgacatagggtttctctgtagctgaTACTGGCCAGAAATTCTATGTAACTGAGGTTAGTCTTGAATTCTCAGCCGCCTCCTGCTCCGGTCTCTCAAATTTTAAGATTACGTGTTCAAGCCACCAATGACtcattcaaagaagaaagaatagcaTGTTTGcaagtggagatcagaggacaggcTATAGGACGCAGTTCTACTACCACCCGGCTCCTAGGAATCAAACTTAAGATCGTCAGGCATGGCAAgtgtctctacccactgagcaatcctgAAGGTACTCAGATGTTATGTGATTATTACTGCTTGCGCCAAGGCCTCATGCAGCCACATGTGCTCTCTCTGAGCCACAGTCCTAGcacttcttgttttatttttggtcttttgacATGGGTCTTGGGTCAATCAGGCTGCTCTGAATTCCTTCCAGCCTTACATTCCTGACCCTCCTCTCCTTGTCTCTGGAACACTGGTTTGACAGGCTCATTCTGCCATGCCTGGCGTGAACCCACGGCTTCATGCATGCCAGTCAGGTGCTCCGCCCACTGGAGCACAGCCATTGCCTCCCCAATACTTGGGATTTTTTATTCTTAACTGTATGCTtatgtgtgcctgatgccatGGAGACCAAAAGTGTCAGATCTCTGAAAATGAAGTTCCAAGTGGTTATGAACTGCCTGACacgggtgctgggagctgaactcaggttctctggaagaacagtgttctcttacccgctgagtctcCAGCACCACCAAAAGCTCAGGCTGGTATCGCAAAGCACTTGCCCTCTCAGGCACTGGCTAAACACTTCATTTACTACTGTTCCTAGTAGTTCCTTCCGAGCAGGACTGAGGAAGGACCCCCAGTGCAGACAGGACCTCCCAAACCTCTGGCCACCATTTTTCAGCTCTCTTATGTGGCTGTTTTTTATAAGGTGAATGTATGAGTGACATTCACCAAGTATCCTGGATAAACTATGGCTTCCCCTCACTCAGCTGCAGGTGGGACTTGTGTGCAGCCCTGCATGGCCTGAAATTTGCTATATGGACCAGAACTATatgtgctctttactgctgagccatctctttctaGCCCTTCacaacatgtctgtctgtctatctagtTGAGACAGAGTTCTTCTGTATGTGCTGGCTGTCCAGGAAgtcactttgtacaccaggctggcctcaaactcagagaccctcctacctctgccttacacgcgctgggattaaaggggcaTATGCCTAGCAGCACATCAAGTTTTAAAACCCTACCATATCTCTGCTCCCAACACTTGCTGGTTTTCCCAACCGCCTTTGCAGAAAGccctccccagccctgcccaTGTTACCACTCCTAATGACAGAAAGGACTTGTCCCCTCAGCCCATCACTGCAGTACCAATGTTTATCCTGTCTCCTCTCCAGTAGGATGCCAGCCGCTAAGGGCATCTTCCCTGCAGCCACCCACCCGAGACCTAGCTCACAGCAGGCTCTGTTCACAACAATCTATTGGGAAGGCccgaactttttaaaaaaatgttcccaaCCTTtgacagggaaggacactgagATTGCTCACACCTGTGACCATGGCACTGAAGAGCCGACAGGAAAGGTTCTTCGAATTTCTCAGTTACAGAGTTCTAtactagccagagctacatttaAGACTGAGTCTTAGGAAGTTAATAAAGGGTCACGCCCTGCTAACTCCTATATTTACTTCTAAGTCCCTAGATGACATTCATTGTCATGACATCGGTTTCACTAGTGGAGAAACCGAGGCTCGGGGGTGACGGCTCTCCCTTGGAAGACCCTCAAGAGCGgacagcaggggtggggggaaggatcATAATGACTTCCAAAGGAGCCTGAGCTACGGCGTAAGATCGTGTAGAGTCGCGCATTGTGAGCTCTGACACTTATCTGGACGCCTCTGGGCGATGGCTATTgtcagatggggaaactgaggcccaggagcGACAGCTCCCACCGAGAGGTCCCCCGGGGCTGGAGCGCAGGGGCCCGGCCCTCACCCCGAAGCTGCCGGTCGGCGCCGTCCTGCATCTCCAGCAGCCGCTCCACCATCTGCTCGTGGCGCCCGAGCAGCCGCCGCTGCTGCGCCTCAGCGCGGTTGGCTCCCAGCAGGCTCAATAGCCCGTAGCTCACCTCTTCCATGTCACGGAAAGCGGCCATGACTAAACGCGCCGAGTCCGAACCCGCGCAAATTTGTCTCACCACGGGCCCCGCCCCTTCCCAGAGCGCATAAGTCTCATTGGATTGTCTCTACGTCCGTCTTGGACAGGACCCAATCAGCGAGGGGACAGAGAGCTTGGGAAGGAGCGGCCATTTTGTGGAGAACCTGTgcgaaatttctcctgtcactcAGGTGTGAAGACCAATCAGCGTAGGGGGGAGTGTCACGAGCGGCCCGTTCGCTTTTGCCCTGGTACGCGTGCGTCGTCCTGCTAGGAACAGGGGGGAGAGGCCAGGTCCTTACAAGTCTGTTGCGCATGCGTAGACTGGAAAATTGCGCCACCCTGGAGAAGTGTGCAGGTATCAGGCATTGCTTGAGGGGCAAAGCAGCGTttggtttattatttttgcttgagtttgttttttcaagCTTACTTTAGAAATATAGTAACTACACATAAAACCGAGATTTatgggctgtcgagatggctcagcgggtaagaaagagcattgactgctcttcggaaggtcctgagttcggatcccaacaaccacgtggtggctcacaaccatccgaaatgatatctgatgcgtctgaagacagctacagtatatttcgccagagcgagcggggctggagcaagtggggccagcagaagtcctgagttcaattcccactagccacacacatgatagcttacggccatctgtacagctacagtgttctcatacacataaaaataaataaaataaatcttaaaaaaaaaacgagatttattagttttttttctcGGGGGGCGGGGTGGAAAGTGTGTGAGCTCTGAGCTGTTGAGagtatgtaggcctggctgtcctggagctttgtgtagaccaggctggtctcacatttagagatccatctacctctgcctcctagtggTTGGATTATTGGAATGTACCACCACAAttgttcacttttttttgtttgtttgttttgctttttatgttttgttttgtttttgtttttgtttttttttgagacagggtttctctgtgtagccctggctgtcctggaactcaattctgtagaccaggctggcctcgaactcaaaaatctgcctgcctctgcctcccaagtgctgggattaaaggtgtgtgccaccactgcctggcacatttatatattttttttagacttacttatctttatttaatgtgtatgggtaaacgttttgcctacatatatgtatgtgtactatgtacTTGCCTGATGTCAGCAGAGGTCATAAAAGGGCATCTGACTACTTGGAACTagatatggatggttgtgagccatcatgtgggtgccacttttaatcctagcactgggaaggcagaggcaggcagatccctgagtttgaagccagcctgttctacaaatagagctccaggagagccaggattatatagagaccttgtctcaaaacaaaacaaacaaataaaaagaaccaataataaaataaaatctttaagtaGGAGTCCAACATGTATCTAGCATGTAGCACTCAGGTGATGGGAGATTGGGGATGGAGgtaaattccagaccagcctgggcaacaagaGCAGCAAACCCCGAAGTTAGGCTTGGTGGCTCATACCTGGCATCTCAGGGATCTGGAGCCTAAGGAAGAGGAATTGCCAATCATGGGATTCCAGCCTCCAGAGTGAgttcagagtgagttccgggccagcctgaactacaaagtGAACCCTGTCTCCTTAAATACCTACACAAatacccagggctggagaggtggctcagcagttaagagcaccgactacagccgggcagtggtggcgcacacctttaatcccagcgcttgggagacagcggcaggcagatttctgagttcgaggccagcctggtctacagagtgagttccaggacagccagggctacagagaaaccctgtctcgaaaaaccaaaaaaagaaaaaaaaatcaaaagaaactgCTCTATCTCCACCCGACAGACCAACCCTCCTTTTAAAGTCAGTAAATTGCATAACAGTGCAAGTCAGGGAGAGAATGCTTGCTTATTGCTTAGCACACAGGCGGCCGGAGTCAAGCAGGaaccatgggggtggggggcaaggggGCGGAGATACGGACccagggttcagtttccagctgtGCAACTTGTGCCAGTGACCTTGGCAGGTTCCTACCAGCCCTTTCTAAACCCTGGGGCTAAAGATAGCTTGCTCTTATCAGCAGGGGAGGGTCAGGAGGTAACTATTGGGATTGAGCAAGAGAACTCAGCAGACAGAAGTGCCCCTGGCCCAAAGTGCCACCCACCTCCCATCTAAGAGCAAAGGGTGTGCCACCTCACAGTCCTGGCCAAAGCTTCTGTCCAGAAAAAGGCACACACCTGAGAAGACCTGGGAAGGGAGAGTGCTGATTAACTGGGGACACAGAAGGGCTGGTGCCACTGAGGCTGCAGTGCCGAGGCACAATGGAGATAGTGCCTTAACAGAAACAAAGCGTTGAGGTGTGAAGCACAGGGGAGCACGAGCTCCGAGTGAAATCAGGTGCAGGGCTGTTGGTAACCTGAGTTCTCAGCTGTTCAAGTAGAGGGATCAGATTCTCACGATCAGCCTCAGCTAGGAGTTGaaaacagcctgagctacaggagactctgtctcaaacaggaGGTGTGTGGTGGTTCTCAGagagcttgcctggcatgcaagACACCCTATCTCTGCGTCTATCCCTAGCATGATTTGGGAGTGGTGGCACAGAcagtcctaacacttgggaggtagaggcaggagtatcaggagttcaaggtcatcctccgcTATGAAATAAGTTTGGTGTTAGTTTGAGCTACACCAGTCtcataaaacaaaccaaataaatagcTAGCCATTGTAGTAGACCTTTATTTAACTTCAGCTAGGAGGcatagacaggcagatctctggtagttcaagatcagcttgaTTTTcattgggagtttgaggccaggcaggattacatagtgagaccctgtgttaaaacaaaaccaaaccgacagcaaacagaacaaaaagtgccagagagatgtttcagtggttaagagcactttttgctCAATCAGGAAGCCTGggattcaaatcccagctcccTTGTggttcacaaacacctgtaactccagctccaaaggaccccatgccctcttctggcatatgcatacagacacatagaaaagAACTTTAAAGGGACAATAGCAACGGCACAAGGGCTAAGGAGGTGACTTAGTGGATAGAGTATATGGTGTGCAAGcaggaggacccaagttcaagtctCCAGCCCCATATCAAATCCAGGCAGAGCAGACATGTTAATGcattaatcccagcccttgtgggGTAAAGGTGAGAGACCAAACCAACTCCATATTGAggtcagactccatcttagagactCTGACCTAAGCACTCACTTCTTGGTTACTCCCTAACAAGTCTGCACCTCCACGTCATTCCCTGGCAACCACCaatcaggaagaaagcaaaagtaaagtttatggtttggcttccagcaccagccaattattttaaaggcCAACAAAATCCCatacctgccccccccccccatcagatgtgtgccaggctagaaAGCCCCTTACTTGTTGGCTTGTCTCTATAAATGTTTGCTCGAAACTGGGCTTGGGGCTTCACTCTCCTGTCTTGCTGCATCAGGGTCATAGTGAGTCCAAGCTTTGCAATCAGCTCGTTGGTGATCCACAGGGGCTCACGAATGGGCACAACAAAGGTGGGAAGATACCTGTGAgttttaaggctagcctgagctctaggacagctaggattacatagagagactctgtctcaacaaacaaataaccagGCAAGGAACACAGACCTGCACCCCAATGGGGATGGGGGACAGGCAGCTTGCTCAGTTTACAGAAACAGTGAGCCTCCTGCTCAGTAGGAGACTGTGTCTTAAAATAGAGGGCAGAGAGTTGCTTGAAATAAATGCCTCTGCAAACACCTGTGTCAATCTCTGAGGTGACATGGacataggcacacacaggaacacacacagacatacacacacatagacacaggcatatacaggcacacagggacacacatagacacacacacagacacacacaggcacagagacacagacacacatacaggcacacacggacacagacatagacacacacacagagacacagacacacacacaactgaactCATTGGAGGTCCAAGGATGCCTCTGCTTCAGTGGCTGGGCCTGGGGGATGGGATTAGTGTTCAGTGGGGCAGTTTTGATTTTGCAAGCTCAGTAGTTTTGGAGATGGTTACACAACACAGTGAACGAGCTAAATGCCACTGAACTAGGTACTTCAAAATGGTGCAGGTGATGGAACTGGGTCTCAGGGCAGAGCCCATATCTAGCTTGTGCTGACTTTcagcaccaaaagaaaaaaaaaagaaaatggcccatTTAATATGTGGATTttctacattatatatatacatatgggttTTTTCCATTTCATAAAACACTTtatgggctagggagatggctcagtggttaaaagcacttatttTTATGGAAGACCTGAGAACCCACCAGAGTTGGCAtcttgcaactgtctgtaactctcactccaggagatctgatgccctcttctggccttcatgggtaccaggcatgcactccgtgcacagacacacagacaaaacacttatagacataaaataaatattttaagtctaTGTACATGGGTGGTTTGCCTGGATTTATGTCTGTGCAATTCATGCCTGCCTTCTACTCAGGAAGTCAGAAAGCACTGGGAtggcaggagttacaggcagttttaagctaccaggtgggtgctaggaactgaagccCAGGGAgtattctggaagagcagccaatgtgtgtgtttgttttaagggccgtggagctggtgagatggctgtgTGGCGCTTACCACCAAggttgatgacctgagttcagtctttaGGGACCCACCGATGGAAGTAAAGGACTCCCAGAGGTTGTGTCCTGACCTCCACACCGCATCTTGACATGCAGCCTCACAAAACCAAACAGATAATTACAGTACAGCAGGGCTTggatgtggctcagctggcagCGTACTTGCCTAGCTCATCAAGTCCTGGggtccatcctcagcaccacctTAACTGGACAAGGgtgaggctggggaggtggctcggTGGCTAAAGAGCCTTGGCTGTTCtaggagaggacctgggttcagttccagtCTACAGATGTCTGTCACTCTAGTTCCGGGGGGAATCAGATCTTCTCACTTCCAGgaacacatgtgatgcacatctcacacacagagacaaaccaCAAGTAAAATACATATATCTAAAAGCTCTTTATCAATTGTGGTACAGACCTGCAGTCCTGCGCTCCGAGTGGGgggcagttcaaggtcatcctggactacagGGTAAAATAACAGGGCTCTGGATGAGGACTCGAAatgcaagcacaaggacttgACTTCAAACTTCCAGTACGTATGAGGGAGCCAGACATGGTTGTACCAATGCCTGTGTAGCCTGTCCCTCCAGCACCAGAGTGTAGTTTTGGCCCAGTGGTGAAGGCCATGCAGCTATCATGCTGCTCTTTTGGAGGGCCCGAGTTCCTTACCCAGAATTTGGTGGAGCTGGTAGTTCTTGCTGCTTGGAGAAGGTTGGACCGTGGGTCCTGAGAGACTTCCTGAGACGCATGGCACTGTCCCCTTGTGCACACCATCGCTGGACAAAAGTATGAGCTAAGTAACCAGAGATACCAGCTGAGCTGGCGCTGAGCTGGCGGAGGgcctgcctagcatgcccaaggcGCTGGCTTTCATCCTCAGAGGGAAGGAAACCTGGTGTGGAGGTACATGCCTggcatcccagcatttgggagatggaaagcaggaggatcaggagttcaaggtcatccttggctttgTACTGAGTGTGGGGCAAACTGGGTTatgtgagaccttgcctcaaaaacaaaacatcatcacCATAGGAACCTGCATGGAAATGAGTGTTATGaacttcagatttttttcaaatcttggagtatttttatataaacacacagaatttatttacatttctgttgtttgttctgtttctttgagacagggtcccctatagaccaggcttgcctggtACTCAGTAGGTAGCTGATGGTAGGCAGGATTGTCTACATGTCCACTCAATGCCTCTACCCAGGTCCTCCTcgctcctctcccttcccctaataaaccagaaggaaaaaaaaaatgagctgggGTGTGGTTCAGAGGCACAGCACTTGCCTGGTGTGTACAAggcctgggttcaacccccagagCTGCAACACAGAAAGTATGGCAAAAGACAACACAATGCAGAGGCTGGGAAGCCTAGCATGCACAACACATTGGGTTACATCGCCAGCATCAAATACACCAGgcgggaagagaaggcagaggatcAGAATCAAGGCCTAAAAGGAAGGGGAACAGACGCGAGACATCAGCTTTGTAGCTTTTATTAAATCCTTTTACTTTCTAAAACATGATTACAAGAAAAGAATACTTCATTTATGTGTAACACTGTCTTCATGGACGTACCGTGGtcacaaagtagaaataaaatggagtatacaggaaaggagaggagagaccgGTGTTTGACCCTGGTGGcccccacagagacacagaaagcagaGTGGTAGAAACAGACAAGGGCTTTTCCAAGGAGCGTGTACTTTGGGGTCATAGCTGATGCTTCCAGAACCTTAAATAAACTCCCTTGCTGGCTACAAGGCTAGAACTTGGGGGCTCAGCTCAGAGCATGGCCTTTCAAATGTGCCCTAGGCTGTGAGCACCCGGAGACACCAGCAGCTGTCCTGCACTTTGGTTCTCTGTTTTATACACGTGCGAAGACTCCATCATAACAACCATCCCCCGGCCCACCCAGCTTCTCATCCATTGATCATTTATTCATTCGCCCACCCCaacactcatccatccatctacccatctactcatctggccatccatccattcatctcatGCATCCACCCATGCACCCAaccatccactcatccactcatctggccatccatccattcatccatccattcattcatctatg
This window contains:
- the Spc24 gene encoding kinetochore protein Spc24 isoform X1, which codes for MAAFRDMEEVSYGLLSLLGANRAEAQQRRLLGRHEQMVERLLEMQDGADRQLRETLAVEEEVAQSLLELKECTCLGGAKLQKLEVELQKASKEDACLQARLCQLTTELQELREMEEDLQRQERDVDEDNTITIPSAVYVAQLYHQISKIEWDYECEPGTIKGIHHGPTVAQPIHLDSAQLSQKFISDYLWSLVDTTW
- the Spc24 gene encoding kinetochore protein Spc24 isoform X2 encodes the protein MAAFRDMEEVSYGLLSLLGANRAEAQQRRLLGRHEQMVERLLEMQDGADRQLRETLAVEEEVAQSLLELKECTCLGGAKLQKLEVELQKASKEDACLQARLCQLTTELQELREMEEDLQRQERDVDEDNTITIPSAVPPRPHSGPAYPPGQCTALAEVYQ